In Streptomyces sp. NBC_00344, the genomic window GCCCGGGGCCCCGTCGACGAGCCCCTGGGTGGCCTCGTCCATGGCCGTCTGGGCTGCGGAGACGCCGGTACGCCGGGCCAGGAAATCCCGTACCGTCTCGCCCTCCCGCCGTTCCGGTTCCTGCGGGAGGTGGCCGACGGTGGCGGTGGGCGGCGACAGCCTCAGTTCGCCGTCCTCGGGGGTGTCCAGACCGGCGAGCAGGCGAAGGAGTGTGGACTTGCCGGCGCCGTTGACACCGACGAGCCCGATCACGTCCCCGGGCGCGACCACGAGGTCGAGGCCGGCGAAGAGCGAGCGGTCGCCGTGGCCGGCGGCGAGATTCTTGGCGACGAGGGTTGCAGTCATGAGGAGACTGATCCTAGGTCGTGCCCGAGAAGTAGGGGCGTCCGCCCGGGGGACGGGCCCCGCGGCGTCCGGCGTGTGCCATCGCACGGCGGAGGATCGCGCACATACGGGATAAATCCGGCCCATGCGGTAACCAGCGCGTGTGCGTGCCGGACGCCGGAGCGCAGCCGGGGCATCTCACACACGGCCTGAGCCAGGGCGGGCGGGTGCGACGGCGGAGGCCCATAAGCCGGTCCGTACCGTGGGTTCCTGGCCCGCGCCGTGGCGGGCAGCGCGCCGGCACGAAGAGGTGCGGCCGCGCCCTGGCGGACTCCCCCGGGGTCAGCAGCCGTGGTACGGCCGGGCCGCCGTCAGCGGATGGCCGGCACGCGGGTCGAGCAGCAGCGGTACGAGCGCCCTCTCGGGCTGTCGCAGTGCCACGACCGCGCCGTCGGCCGTGCGCCGCACCGTGATGCCCTGCAGATCCAGTACGTCCTGTACACGGGTGTACTGCGCCGCCGTGAGCCGGTATCCGCAGGGCGGGTCGGCCAGGATCTGCGCCGCATCGGGCGGATCGTTGTCCGCGCCTGCGAGATACACCGGCCCCCGGTCGTCCAGGCCTGCGGCGCGCGCCGCGTCGGTCACCGCGTCGAGTCGGCCGCGGCGCCGGTCGGCATAGCGCAAGGCCCCCTTCAGTGCTGCCAGTTGGACTGCCACGCGATGCCGCAGACGGGAGGCCGGATCCGGGGACGCCCCGGTACCGTCCGGAGCGTCCGTCCGGGACTCGACGAGCAGCCCCACCGCGTTCTTGATGCCTGCCATGTTGCGGAGAATGCCCTCCTGGCCGTCCCCGGCGGTCTGTCTGACGGGCCGTCCCGTCATCTGGTCGGTCCAGATGCCGTAGTGGCCACTGGTGAAACCGGCTGCTGCGGCGGCGGGTCTGACGAACCCCTCGGAGAGCTGGTACGCCTCGTCACGGACGGCCGGGTAGGTGTTGAGGTTGCGCGGCCAGAGCGTCATCAGGTCATCGTCGTAGTAGGGCGCGGTGGCTTCGTACTCGTGCATGTCGTAGATGACATCGGGCTGTTGGTCACGGATCACGGTGGCCACAGCCCGCGCCTCGGTCGTTCTCAGTGCGAGGTGGTCGCGGTTGATGTCGATCCCGTCCGAGTTCCCGCGGGTGCCGGCCGCGCTGCCGTCCGGATTGGCGGTCGGCACGACGAGCACGGTGGTGTGGCGCAGAAAGGTGAGCGTGGCACGGTCGTCGGCGCGGACCAGATCGCGGACCGTGATCAGACAGGCCTCGCGGCCGGCCGGCTCGTTGCCGTGCTGGCCGCAGATCAGCAGCATGACGTTCCGGGCGTGACGAGCGCCGATCCGCACGAGTCTCAGTGGCCGGCCGAGCCGGGTCGAACCGATACGCCGGACGTCCGCCCGCTCACCCGAGTGGGCCACCACGTCCAGAAACCGGCTCTCTTCCCGCGCGGAGGTCCAGTGCGCGCCGTGGCCGGCCTCGAATCCGGTACGCGGCACATCCGCCGTGGCGCGGGCCGGGGCGGTGATCAGGGGCAGCACGAGGGCCGCTGCGGCGATACCCATGACGGCCGGACGAATACGGGACGGCATCGGGTTCTCCAGGGAGTCGGACACGCCCGGAACCGGTCCTGCGCATCTCCGTGAGGCGGAAGCTACCCCCTCCGCCCTCCGGGCAACAGGGTGAGGAGGAGACAGAGTTGGCCGGAACGCTCCGGCAGGCCGGGGCGTATGACGGCCGAATGGCGATCCTGTGACAGCAGTGACCGTGGACATGCCAGGGGATGGTGGGCTGAATAGGGTCGAAGAGATCCACGACCCCCACGACTTGGAGCTTCCGTGCACCGCAGACTCATCGCCCCCGGCGCACTCGCGGCCTCGCTCATGCTGGCGATCCCGGCATCGGCAGCCGGTTTCGCGCCCGGGGCCCCGGGCATCGGCGATCCCTACTACCCGGCCTACGGCAACGGCGGATACGACGTATCGCACTACGACCTGAAGCTGCGGTACGAGCCGTCGACAGACCTCCTGAACGGCACGGCGACCCTCCTCGCCACCACCACCGAGGACCTTTCGCGCTTCGATCTGGACTTTCTGCTCGATGTGAGCGAGGTACGGGTCAACGGCGCCAAGGCGTCCTTTGCCACATCCGGCCAGCACGAGCTGGAGATCACCCCTGCCAAGCCGCTCACCAAGGGCTCCCAGGTCACCGTGGTCGTGCGCTACAGCGGTGTCCCCTCGACCAGATCTGCGTACGGATTCTCCACCTGGCACCGCACCCCTGACGGAGCGGTCGCCGCGGACGAGCCCGAATCCGCATGGTGGTGGTATCCGAGCAACGACCACCCGCTCGACAAGGCCACCTACGACGTCTCGGTGAGCGTGCCCGACGGTACCCAGGCGATCAGTAACGGCGTTCTGCAGTCGCAGAGTTCGAAGCTGGGCCGCACTACGTTCAACTGGCGGGACAACAAGCCGCAGGCGACCTATCTGACCACGCTGGCGGTGGGCAGGTTCGACATCACCACCGGGAGCACCACGGCAGGTGTGCCCATCGTCAACGCCTACAGCAAGGACCTCGGCGACAACGACGGCGCGGCACGGGCAAGCGTGGAGCGGACAGGTGAGGTCGCGGACTGGCTGAGCGGATACTTCGGCCCCTACCCCTTCAGCGCTCTCGGCGGCTACGTACCGAACACCACCACCGGGTACGCGCTGGAGACGCAGACCCGGCCTTTCTACAGCCCCAAACAGTTCGCCAACGGCTCGAACGTCTCGCTGATCGTCCATGAGCTCGCCCATCAGTGGTACGGCGACGACGTGTCCGTCAAGGGCTGGAAGGACATCTGGCTCAACGAGGGCTTCGCCAGCTACGCCCAGTGGCTCTGGTCGGACAGCGAGGGCCAGGGCACCGCACAGGAGCTCGCCGACTACGTGTACGCGTCGCATCCGGCCGGCGACGCGTTCTGGACGGTGAAACCGGGCGACCCCGGCGCCGACAACCAATTCGACGCCGCCGTCTACGACCGGGGCGCGCTCGCCCTTCAGGCTCTGCGCAACAAGATCGGTGACACCGCGTTCTTCAGGATTCTCAAGGGCTGGCCCGCCGGGCACGCCTACGGCAACGCATCGGTCCCCGACTTCGAGAAGTACGCCGAACAGGTCTCGGGCACCCCGCTGGCCTCGTTCTTCGACACCTGGCTCTTCACGGCCGCCAAACCGGCCGCCCCGACAGCGGCGCAGGTACGGATCGCAGGCGCCGGTGTCCGGCCGGTGCGCCCGCGGTCCTGGCAGCAGATCGCCCGGACGCACTCCACCCACCGGCACTGACCCGGGCACGCCGGCCGCGCCGCACCCGTCACCGGGGTGCGGCGCGGCTTTCTGTGCGGGTGGCCGGTGGTTACGCTGACTCCACGCAGCGATGCCGCGCACCGCCAAAAGCAGCCACGCCGACGAGGAGCCTCAGTTGCCCGATTCGATACCTGGCTCCCGGCCCACTCTGGAGGCCGTCGCAGCCCGTGCCGGTGTGTCCCGGGCCACGGCCTCGCGGGTCGTCAACGGGGGCGACGGCGTCCGCCGACCGCTCGTCGACCGGGTCCACCAGGCCGTGGACGAACTCGGATATGTGCCCAACCACGCTGCGAGAACGCTGGTCACCAGGCGAAACGGCGCCGTGGCAGTGATCATCGCCGAGCCGGAGATCCGGATCTTCTCGGATCCGTTCTTCTCGCTCCAGCTGCGTGGGATCAGCCGAGAGCTGACCGCGCACGACTCCCAGTTGGTGCTGCTCCTGGTGGAGGGCAGCGGGGACTACGACCGCATCGGCCGCTATCTGGCGGGCGGTCACGTCGACGGGGCCCTGGCGTTCTCGCTGCACACCGAGGATCCGCTGCCCGCGGTCACGCACAAGGCCGGCATCCCGACCGTGTTCGGCGGCCGCCCGGTGTGGGCCGGCCCCGGGTCGGACCTCGCGGTGCCCTACGTCGACTGCGACAACCGTGGCGGAGCCCGCGAGGCCGTTCGGCATCTGGTCTCGCTCGGGCGACGGCGCATCGCGCACATCGCCGGCCCGCAGGACCAGACATCCGGCATCGACCGGCTCGACGGCTACCGGGACGTACTGCTCGATGTCGACCCGGGGCTCACCGTCCAGGGCGCCTTCACGGCGGAGAGCGGTGCCAGGGCGATGGCCGAACTCCTCGAGCACCACCCGGACGTGGACGGTGTGTTCGCCGCCAACGATCTGATGGCATCGGGCGCCCTGCGGACGTTGCGCGACCACGGACGGCGGGTGCCGGACGATGTGGCGGTCGTCGGCTTCGACGACATGGTCAATGTCGCCGAGGCCACCGATCCGCCGCTCACCACGGTCCATCAGGACATCGAGGGAATGGGACGGCTGATGGTCAAGGTCCTGATCCGGGGTCTCGACCGGGAGAGCGTCTCACCGCCGGACTCCGTCATCATGCCGACGGAGCTGGTCAGACGGGCAAGCGCCTGATCCGGTCGTGTGCGCGGGCCTCACGGGCCAGGGGCAGGTAACGCAGCCGCTCGGGCAGCAGCGGCACCACGGCTCTGACCAGGAGGCCGAAGCGGCGCAGGGCGCGCTCCTGGGAGGATGTCCACTCCAGGCCGATGGCCTCGCGTGCGTCCGGTGGCATCAGACCGGCGGTGACGAACCGCCGGAACCGGGCCATCGGCGGCAGCAGTACGGGCCACAGCACCCGCAGCAGCAGCCGGACCGGGGCCGGGCCCCGGTCCGGGGGCGGTACCGGAGTGTCGAGGTCGGTCAGTTCTCTGACCACCGGGGTGGCCTCGATCTCGTCGGCCAGCATTTTCCGGTAGTAGGGCCAGAATTCCTCGATGCTCTGCGGCATGTCCCGGTCACTGATGCCGAGTATCCGGCCGACCTGGAGCCATTCGGCATAGAGCTGCCTCTCCTGCGCCTCGGTGTAGGGGCGGCCGAGGTACTTCCTGCCCTGAAGGAAGACCGGAAAGCCGGTGGCATGGACCCATGCGTACGTGTGTCCGGCGAGCGCGTGGTAGCGGCGGCCACGGGTGTCGGTGCCCTGGATCGTCCGGTGCAGCCGCCGGAGCCGGCGGCCCTCGGCAGCGGCCACGTCACCTCCGTACACCCAGAGCTGCATCGAACGCAGCGAGCGTTCGCCTCGCCCCCAGGGGTCGGTGCGGAAGACCGAGTAGTCATCGACTCCGGCGCCCACAGCCGGGTGCGCGACCTGCATGGTCAGGGCGGCGGGCAGGGTGAGCAGCACCCGGATGTCGCCGACCTCGCTCCACAGCACTCCGCCGGGCGGAGGCGGCGCCGGGTCGGGTCCGGTGTCACGACTGCTCATGCGCGCACTCCCCGTGGCTCGCGGGAATTCGGTCTGTTGCCCGGTTCACCCGGGTTCCAGTATGCGACCGCTGGCGGGCGGCGTCCGAATCAGGCGCCGGGAGGGTTTCACAGAGGTGGTGAGACAGCAATACTGTTGCACCGGATAGGCCGCATCGAGTTCGGGAAGACGAGGCACTGTCATGGGGACGGAGACCGAGGAGGCAGCCCTCACCGTCGACGAGCTTGCCGCGCGCGCCGGGGTGACCGTGCGGACCGTCCGCTTCTACAGCAGCCGCGGCCTGCTGCACCCGCCGGTGATCGGTCCGCGGCGCGTCGGCCTGTACGGTCCGGCCCATCTCTCCCGGCTCGCTCTCATCGAGGAGTTGCAGCATCACGGGATGACGCTCGCGGCCATCGAGCGCTATCTGCAGCAGTTGCCGGAGGACCTGAGCGCGCACGATCTGGCGATCCACCGTGCCGTGGTGGCGTCCTGGGCGCCCGAGGGCGCGGACGATGCCACCCGCGCCGATCTGGAGCGCCGGGCCGGGCGGTCGCTGTCCGAGGGGGACGTCGACCGGCTGGCCGCGATGAACGTACTGGAGCGGGTGGCCGGCGAACCGGACGGGTTCCGGGTCGACACCGGGCTGCTGGCCCTCGGCGTCCAGTTGCTGGACGTACCCATCGCGCAGGAGACGATCCTGGCCGCCCGCACCGTGATGCTCCAGCACACCCGGGCCGCCGCGAAGGAGCTGACCCGGCTCTTCCAGGACCAGGTGTGGGGGCCGTACCGGGAGCGCGAGCAGGACCCGGATGCGGTGGAGGCGATGAAGTCGCTGTCCGCCCATATGCAGCCGATGGTGGTGCAGGCCCTGGTGACCGCCTTTCAGCGGTCACTGAAGGAGGAGCTGCGCGCCCGGTATGTGGACGGACCCGCAGCACCTGAGCCGCCTCGCTGAAATCCGCGGAACAGCGAGGCGGCCCGGCAGGGGTTCAGCTGTCGCTGAACCGCTCGCCCTTCCCGGCCTTCTCCACCAGCAGCGCCGGCGGCTCGAAACGCGTCCCGTACCGCTGCGCCAGCTCACGGGCGCGGGCCACGAATCCGGGCAGCCCGCCCTCGTAGCCGTTGATGTACTGGATGACACCACCGGTCCAGCCCG contains:
- a CDS encoding LacI family DNA-binding transcriptional regulator yields the protein MPDSIPGSRPTLEAVAARAGVSRATASRVVNGGDGVRRPLVDRVHQAVDELGYVPNHAARTLVTRRNGAVAVIIAEPEIRIFSDPFFSLQLRGISRELTAHDSQLVLLLVEGSGDYDRIGRYLAGGHVDGALAFSLHTEDPLPAVTHKAGIPTVFGGRPVWAGPGSDLAVPYVDCDNRGGAREAVRHLVSLGRRRIAHIAGPQDQTSGIDRLDGYRDVLLDVDPGLTVQGAFTAESGARAMAELLEHHPDVDGVFAANDLMASGALRTLRDHGRRVPDDVAVVGFDDMVNVAEATDPPLTTVHQDIEGMGRLMVKVLIRGLDRESVSPPDSVIMPTELVRRASA
- a CDS encoding M14 family metallopeptidase, with translation MPSRIRPAVMGIAAAALVLPLITAPARATADVPRTGFEAGHGAHWTSAREESRFLDVVAHSGERADVRRIGSTRLGRPLRLVRIGARHARNVMLLICGQHGNEPAGREACLITVRDLVRADDRATLTFLRHTTVLVVPTANPDGSAAGTRGNSDGIDINRDHLALRTTEARAVATVIRDQQPDVIYDMHEYEATAPYYDDDLMTLWPRNLNTYPAVRDEAYQLSEGFVRPAAAAAGFTSGHYGIWTDQMTGRPVRQTAGDGQEGILRNMAGIKNAVGLLVESRTDAPDGTGASPDPASRLRHRVAVQLAALKGALRYADRRRGRLDAVTDAARAAGLDDRGPVYLAGADNDPPDAAQILADPPCGYRLTAAQYTRVQDVLDLQGITVRRTADGAVVALRQPERALVPLLLDPRAGHPLTAARPYHGC
- a CDS encoding oxygenase MpaB family protein, with the protein product MSSRDTGPDPAPPPPGGVLWSEVGDIRVLLTLPAALTMQVAHPAVGAGVDDYSVFRTDPWGRGERSLRSMQLWVYGGDVAAAEGRRLRRLHRTIQGTDTRGRRYHALAGHTYAWVHATGFPVFLQGRKYLGRPYTEAQERQLYAEWLQVGRILGISDRDMPQSIEEFWPYYRKMLADEIEATPVVRELTDLDTPVPPPDRGPAPVRLLLRVLWPVLLPPMARFRRFVTAGLMPPDAREAIGLEWTSSQERALRRFGLLVRAVVPLLPERLRYLPLAREARAHDRIRRLPV
- a CDS encoding M1 family metallopeptidase; this translates as MHRRLIAPGALAASLMLAIPASAAGFAPGAPGIGDPYYPAYGNGGYDVSHYDLKLRYEPSTDLLNGTATLLATTTEDLSRFDLDFLLDVSEVRVNGAKASFATSGQHELEITPAKPLTKGSQVTVVVRYSGVPSTRSAYGFSTWHRTPDGAVAADEPESAWWWYPSNDHPLDKATYDVSVSVPDGTQAISNGVLQSQSSKLGRTTFNWRDNKPQATYLTTLAVGRFDITTGSTTAGVPIVNAYSKDLGDNDGAARASVERTGEVADWLSGYFGPYPFSALGGYVPNTTTGYALETQTRPFYSPKQFANGSNVSLIVHELAHQWYGDDVSVKGWKDIWLNEGFASYAQWLWSDSEGQGTAQELADYVYASHPAGDAFWTVKPGDPGADNQFDAAVYDRGALALQALRNKIGDTAFFRILKGWPAGHAYGNASVPDFEKYAEQVSGTPLASFFDTWLFTAAKPAAPTAAQVRIAGAGVRPVRPRSWQQIARTHSTHRH
- a CDS encoding MerR family transcriptional regulator: MGTETEEAALTVDELAARAGVTVRTVRFYSSRGLLHPPVIGPRRVGLYGPAHLSRLALIEELQHHGMTLAAIERYLQQLPEDLSAHDLAIHRAVVASWAPEGADDATRADLERRAGRSLSEGDVDRLAAMNVLERVAGEPDGFRVDTGLLALGVQLLDVPIAQETILAARTVMLQHTRAAAKELTRLFQDQVWGPYREREQDPDAVEAMKSLSAHMQPMVVQALVTAFQRSLKEELRARYVDGPAAPEPPR